The following coding sequences are from one Salvia hispanica cultivar TCC Black 2014 chromosome 3, UniMelb_Shisp_WGS_1.0, whole genome shotgun sequence window:
- the LOC125216865 gene encoding uncharacterized protein LOC125216865 isoform X1 codes for MGSTSPKSSKVVAKLNLKPHPEGGFYSETFRDTTVNLSKSHLPPQCNPFSLFSTFFVTRFLTLFVSNYFPVIEHEFLYFLVDFILYVDKVDRPVSTAIYFLLPSGSVSHLHRIPCAEVWHFYLGEPLTVVELNDNDGTVKFTCLGPDPLADNQVVQHMVPPNVWFGAFPTQDIDISSDGAVKRATRDHEAHFSLVGCTCAPAFQFDDFELANRTELVSRFPKYESLITMLTLAE; via the exons ATGGGATCAACATCACCAAAAAGCTCTAAAGTCGTGGCAAAGCTCAACCTCAAACCTCATCCAGAAGGAGGGTTTTATTCTGAAACATTCAGAGACACCACTGTTAACCTCTCTAAATCTCATCTCCCACCACAATGTAACCCCTTCTCCctcttctctacttttttcgtTACTCGCTTTCTCACTCTCTTCGTCTCAAATTACTTCCCCGTAATTGAGCATGaatttctctatttcttaGTGGATTTCATTTTGTATGTCG ATAAGGTTGATCGACCTGTCAGTACAGCCATATACTTCCTATTGCCTTCTGGAAGTGTTTCTCACCTCCACCGCATTCCCTGCGCAGAAGTCTGGCATTTTTACTTGGGAGAACCCCTAACG GTGGTAGAACTCAATGACAATGATGGGACTGTAAAATTTACATGCCTTGGACCCGATCCACTTGCTGACAATCAAGTAGTTCAGCACATGGTGCCTCCAAATGTCTGGTTCGGCGCATTCCCTACACAGGATATCGACATCTCATCTGATGGCGCTGTTAAACGAGCCACAAGGGATCACGAAGCACACTTTTCTCTTGTGGGATGCACCTGCGCGCCTGCATTTCAGTTTGATGATTTTGAGCTGGCAAACCGCACTGAGCTTGTCTCTCGTTTCCCCAAGTACGAGTCCCTCATCACTATGCTCACCTTGGCTGAATGA
- the LOC125216865 gene encoding uncharacterized protein LOC125216865 isoform X2 — protein MGSTSPKSSKVVAKLNLKPHPEGGFYSETFRDTTVNLSKSHLPPQYKVDRPVSTAIYFLLPSGSVSHLHRIPCAEVWHFYLGEPLTVVELNDNDGTVKFTCLGPDPLADNQVVQHMVPPNVWFGAFPTQDIDISSDGAVKRATRDHEAHFSLVGCTCAPAFQFDDFELANRTELVSRFPKYESLITMLTLAE, from the exons ATGGGATCAACATCACCAAAAAGCTCTAAAGTCGTGGCAAAGCTCAACCTCAAACCTCATCCAGAAGGAGGGTTTTATTCTGAAACATTCAGAGACACCACTGTTAACCTCTCTAAATCTCATCTCCCACCACAAT ATAAGGTTGATCGACCTGTCAGTACAGCCATATACTTCCTATTGCCTTCTGGAAGTGTTTCTCACCTCCACCGCATTCCCTGCGCAGAAGTCTGGCATTTTTACTTGGGAGAACCCCTAACG GTGGTAGAACTCAATGACAATGATGGGACTGTAAAATTTACATGCCTTGGACCCGATCCACTTGCTGACAATCAAGTAGTTCAGCACATGGTGCCTCCAAATGTCTGGTTCGGCGCATTCCCTACACAGGATATCGACATCTCATCTGATGGCGCTGTTAAACGAGCCACAAGGGATCACGAAGCACACTTTTCTCTTGTGGGATGCACCTGCGCGCCTGCATTTCAGTTTGATGATTTTGAGCTGGCAAACCGCACTGAGCTTGTCTCTCGTTTCCCCAAGTACGAGTCCCTCATCACTATGCTCACCTTGGCTGAATGA